A single window of Archangium gephyra DNA harbors:
- a CDS encoding MDR family MFS transporter: protein MRTTHRPLTTVALALSLFMAALEMTVVSTAMPTVVGELGGLQSYAWVFTAYMLSSTVTVPIYGKLADLYGRKPVLLFGIGLFLAGSVLSGLSTSMNMLIAFRTLQGLGAGAMQPVSLTIIGDIYTLEQRAKVQGVFSGVWGLAGLVGPLTGGLIVKYLTWHWVFFINVPVGLGALALLVFFFHEQVQHKPQKLDYAGALLLSAGVVALLFGVQGIGRNLPELLLGAVLLAAFVWVERRVAEPVIPMSIFKNPAITISAVAGALFSAAMFGATTYVPLYVQGVLGGSPTLAGGMITPMIVGWPVASLFAGRLLLKTGFRPLIVGGLGLTVIGTGAMALLLKPESSLLIPELAMALFGIGLGFTATSLLIAVQTSVGWELRGVATASHMFFRTIGGALGVGLMGGVVVSQLMKDPSVPLAAANELLGPEHGRGLSPALFQTLSGALGTGLTINFWIICAATVGAFVAGLFFPKVKRREDVALSSTDVAAPH, encoded by the coding sequence ATGAGAACCACCCACCGTCCCCTGACCACCGTTGCCCTGGCCTTGAGTCTCTTCATGGCGGCGCTGGAGATGACCGTCGTGTCCACCGCCATGCCCACGGTGGTGGGCGAGCTGGGCGGGCTGCAGAGCTACGCCTGGGTCTTCACCGCGTACATGCTGTCCTCCACCGTGACGGTGCCCATCTACGGGAAGCTGGCGGACCTCTATGGGCGCAAGCCCGTGCTGCTCTTCGGCATCGGCCTGTTCCTCGCCGGCTCCGTCCTCAGCGGGCTGTCCACGTCGATGAACATGCTGATCGCCTTCCGAACGCTGCAGGGGCTGGGGGCGGGCGCCATGCAGCCCGTCTCGCTCACCATCATCGGGGATATCTACACGCTGGAGCAGCGGGCGAAGGTGCAGGGCGTCTTCAGTGGAGTGTGGGGCCTCGCGGGGCTGGTGGGTCCGCTCACCGGTGGCCTCATCGTGAAGTACCTCACCTGGCACTGGGTCTTCTTCATCAACGTCCCGGTGGGCCTGGGGGCGCTCGCGCTGCTGGTGTTCTTCTTCCACGAGCAGGTGCAGCACAAGCCGCAGAAGCTGGACTACGCGGGCGCGTTGCTGCTCTCGGCCGGCGTGGTGGCGCTGCTGTTTGGGGTACAGGGCATCGGCCGCAACCTGCCGGAGCTGCTGTTGGGGGCCGTGCTGCTCGCCGCCTTCGTGTGGGTGGAGCGCAGGGTGGCCGAGCCCGTCATCCCCATGAGCATCTTCAAGAACCCGGCCATCACCATCTCCGCGGTGGCGGGAGCGCTCTTCTCGGCGGCGATGTTCGGGGCCACCACCTACGTGCCGCTGTACGTGCAGGGCGTGCTGGGCGGCTCGCCCACGCTGGCCGGCGGGATGATCACCCCGATGATCGTCGGCTGGCCCGTGGCGAGCCTGTTCGCGGGGCGGCTGTTGCTCAAGACGGGCTTCCGTCCGCTCATCGTCGGAGGGCTGGGGCTGACGGTGATTGGCACGGGGGCGATGGCGCTGTTGCTCAAGCCGGAGTCCTCGTTGCTGATTCCGGAGCTGGCGATGGCGCTGTTCGGCATCGGCCTGGGCTTCACGGCCACCTCGCTGCTCATCGCGGTGCAGACCAGCGTGGGCTGGGAACTGCGCGGGGTGGCGACGGCGAGCCACATGTTCTTCCGCACCATCGGCGGGGCGCTCGGGGTGGGGTTGATGGGCGGTGTGGTGGTCTCCCAGCTCATGAAGGATCCGAGTGTTCCCCTGGCCGCCGCCAACGAGCTGCTCGGCCCCGAGCACGGCCGCGGCTTGTCTCCGGCCTTGTTCCAGACGCTGAGCGGAGCGCTCGGCACGGGGCTGACGATCAACTTCTGGATCATCTGCGCCGCCACCGTGGGCGCCTTCGTCGCGGGGCTCTTCTTCCCCAAGGTGAAGCGCCGCGAGGACGTGGCGCTCTCCTCCACCGACGTGGCGGCGCCTCACTGA